The following proteins come from a genomic window of Labeo rohita strain BAU-BD-2019 chromosome 25, IGBB_LRoh.1.0, whole genome shotgun sequence:
- the LOC127156282 gene encoding bactericidal permeability-increasing protein-like: MVFCWCALALLTLAPVVTGNNAGVKVRLTQRGLDYAVSPIIKQVLLNMEIPDQEGTGRLKYIAKGLKIYNLENFKLVQTFVRGTGVRIEVSANIYMSGNVTVDRRVHTFGPSNLTVDTLSISAFVAVKRDEHPTFKINECTANIGRLDVDLQNGCCVDSCVKGIISCSNWGLRWYIARKICPLLENYLDNLNTQLATMNATINEYAAIDYSLRSVDITDTSIELGLKGIFYNTPRTQEPRFPSTAVSCTSLNSKMFCVAISAFTINSAFSVFHNTGVFNITITDDMIPSVSPIRLSTTTFGAFVPQISEKYPDLKLELEVKTVKEPDIQFEPNNVILKIFSTVTAVQSGNRLTQLFILNLESSASVQVSVREDKLVLALNLEKIDVSMNTKTFKFTNLSFLNMAIKDILFPIIKAHLAKDFPLPGLLRSTMVRFINPQVEVLKDYVMIGTDIQFGENT; this comes from the exons CTGTATCCCCTATTATCAAGCAGGTGCTCTTAAATATGGAAATTCCAGACCAAGAAGGTACAGGACGTCTGAAGTATATTGCTAAAGG ATTGAAAATTTATAACCTggaaaattttaaattagtgCAGACGTTTGTTCGTGGAACTGGAGTCAGAATAGAAGTTAGTGCCAACATTTACATGTCTGGAAATGTGACAGTAGATAGAAGGGT ACACACTTTTGGTCCGTCTAATCTGACTGTGGATACACTTTCCATCAGTGCCTTTGTTGCAGTAAAAAGGGATGAACACccaacattcaaaataaatgaatgtacaGCAAACATTGGGCGTTTGGATGTCGATCTTCAGAACGG TTGTTGTGTTGACAGTTGTGTTAAGGGAATTATTTCCTGCTCAAATTGGGGTTTGCGCTGGTATATTGCAAGAAAG ATCTGCCCCCTGCTGGAAAATTACCTTGACAATTTAAACACCCAGTTGGCAACAATGAATG CTACAATAAATGAATATGCTGCAATAGACTACTCGCTGAGGTCTGTTGACATCACTGATACCAGCATTGAGTTAGGACTTAAG GGCATATTCTACAACACTCCGCGCACTCAAGAACCTCGCTTCCCTTCCACTGCTGTCTCATGCACTTCGCTGAACAGCAAAATGTTCTGCGTTGCAATATCTGCCTTCACCATCAACTCAGCATTCTCGGTGTTCCACAACACTGGTGTCTTCAACATCACAATCACTGATGACATG atccCTTCTGTTTCTCCGATTCGTCTCAGCACCACGACATTTGGAGCATTCGTTCCTCAA atttctgaaaaatacCCTGATCTGAAGTTGGAGCTGGAGGTAAAGACAGTAAAGGAACCTGACATTCAATTTGAACCCAACAATGTGATTCTTAAGATCTTCAGTACAGTGACAGCTGTCCAATCTGGCAACAGACTAACTCAACTCTTCATCCTCAATCTG GAAAGCAGTGCCAGTGTTCAAGTGTCTGTGAGAGAGGATAAGCTGGTATTAGCTTTAAACCTTGAGAA AATTGATGTGAGTATGAACACCAAAACATTTAAG TTCACAAATCTCAGTTTCTTGAACATGGCCATAAAAGACATCCTCTTTCCCATTATTAAag CTCACTTAGCGAAAGATTTCCCACTTCCTGGTTTACTTAGATCCACCATGGTACGCTTTATAAACCCTCAAGTTGAGGTTCTCAAA GATTATGTGATGATTGGAACAGATATTCAGTTTGGAGAAAACACCTAA
- the urahb gene encoding 5-hydroxyisourate hydrolase b, with protein sequence MGSSVKSSSPVTTHVLNTGDGVPAARMALSLHRLDSRTAIWNLITIGSTNEDGRCPGLITSDAFTPGMYKIRFETGQYWESLGQSSFYPYVEVVFTISNADQSFHVPLLVSRFSYSTYRGS encoded by the exons ATGGGTTCTTCAGTGAAAAGCAGCAGTCCCGTCACTACACATGTGCTGAATACTGGGGATGGGGTCCCAGCGGCAAGAATGGCCCTCAGTTTACACCGCCTGGATTCCCGCACGGCCATCTGGAACCTCATAACTATCGG AAGCACAAATGAGGATGGACGCTGTCCAGGACTAATAACCAGCGATGCCTTCACTCCAGGAATGTACAAGATCCGCTTTGAGACGGGCCAGTACTGGGAGAGTTTGGGACAGTCCAGCTTTTACCCATATGTTGAG GTTGTCTTCACTATAAGCAATGCTGATCAGAGCTTTCATGTGCCACTGCTGGTCAGCAGATTCTCATACAGCACCTACAGAGGGAGCTAG